A DNA window from Providencia huaxiensis contains the following coding sequences:
- a CDS encoding TorD/DmsD family molecular chaperone, with amino-acid sequence MTNDDQIVDFLYARQFAYDVLRRLFMEEPTPELLNYLRDSGLLLFPCDEVLPAMKNAINDMHKDLNTRQLQANNDDFENLHWDFTRLFIGPEAPPASPWESTYVSRDKLLFQESTLAVKSFYEQYDVYLPEGDMEAADHIGYELDFMWHLSLRITELIDSETDPVDWPKVNALLLGSATFLNTHLLAFITPFCRSMHNHAETLFYRQLSSLLELFLRNDIKKINELVNL; translated from the coding sequence ATGACGAATGACGACCAAATTGTAGATTTTCTGTATGCACGTCAATTTGCTTATGACGTACTACGACGTTTGTTTATGGAAGAACCAACGCCTGAGCTATTAAATTATTTGAGAGACTCGGGGTTACTGTTATTTCCTTGTGATGAAGTATTACCCGCGATGAAAAACGCGATAAATGACATGCATAAAGACTTAAATACGAGGCAGTTACAAGCCAACAACGATGATTTCGAAAATTTGCATTGGGACTTTACTCGCTTGTTTATAGGCCCAGAAGCCCCGCCAGCATCGCCATGGGAATCAACTTATGTTTCTCGTGACAAACTGCTATTTCAAGAAAGTACGTTAGCAGTGAAGTCTTTTTATGAACAGTATGACGTTTATTTGCCAGAAGGTGATATGGAAGCCGCTGACCATATTGGCTATGAGTTAGATTTTATGTGGCATTTAAGTCTGCGCATTACTGAGCTTATTGACAGCGAAACAGACCCTGTTGATTGGCCCAAAGTGAACGCGTTATTACTCGGGTCTGCAACATTCTTGAATACCCATTTACTGGCTTTTATAACGCCGTTTTGCCGTTCAATGCATAACCACGCAGAAACATTATTCTATCGTCAATTAAGTTCATTACTTGAGCTTTTTTTACGTAATGATATTAAAAAAATCAATGAGTTAGTAAATTTATAA
- a CDS encoding molybdopterin-dependent oxidoreductase, producing the protein MSERQKIALSRRSFIAWTSAASVMATLPLSKQLHAATPEEEKAVVQATDAVTQGKWKPVACWHNCGGRCVNKALVVDGVVVRQKTDDVVADSPDFPQQRGCLRGRSQRKQVFGADRLKYPMKRKGWAPGGGDKSLRGRDQWVRISWDEALDIVASESKRIKEKYGHESIWITGGNGVEIQSVYAKAGGFVGDWGTTSWGAWFETPAHLGLLEGFYTFGTNDRFDMRNSQLIVMWGANPAWSSPGSPTYNYYQAKKAGARFISIDPSYTTTAELMDADWYPINPGTDHALALGIMSALLEMDSPDNPLIDWDFLRRCTVGFDESNMPAGADPKGNFKDYLLGTHTGEPKTPEWASNICGLSASDIRTLAREIGGTNRVALLTGWAPARIHNGEGWVQAFSTLGFMTGHMGRPGRMTGVSCHYAAGNNGTRLVMAGASGLPSVPNPVSLKINHNELNRALLEKKFRQRGVGDVDTNIQMIIHPFNATLQTRANIAQSVEAYRKDVELVVTAAYVPHTCAKYSDIVLPVTTEWEREGTILNPSNREVIIAAVNVTPPLYEAKSDQWIAKEIGKRLGINVDEVFPISEKQQFFNKLNGATIIGEDGKTTEPLITVTQADIDEWQVTGKPQQGRITLNEFLTVGKYQVKRTSDDNYSYIAYEDFIRDPQANPRPTPSGKFEIYCETLVEKADECGWTKLPPIPEYIPSASGYEASFNDFSKKEKGDYPFQIYNPHYLRRSHSTLDNVPWLREQWPSPIYINASDAKRLGIKHGETVLITSPQGKIVRPALVTQTMKPGVVALPHGSWTNVDEKTGIDMAGADNTLTIQVPTGLGTSGWNTMLCNIEKWHGDQLVPDAAIPQRIIF; encoded by the coding sequence ATGTCAGAAAGACAGAAAATAGCCTTAAGTCGCCGTTCATTTATAGCATGGACATCAGCGGCGTCAGTGATGGCTACGTTACCGCTGAGTAAGCAATTACATGCGGCAACACCAGAGGAAGAAAAAGCGGTTGTGCAAGCTACTGACGCAGTCACTCAAGGAAAATGGAAGCCTGTGGCCTGCTGGCACAACTGTGGGGGCCGCTGTGTCAATAAAGCATTAGTGGTTGATGGCGTCGTTGTTAGGCAAAAAACCGATGATGTGGTTGCCGACTCCCCTGATTTCCCACAGCAACGAGGTTGTTTGCGCGGACGTTCACAACGTAAACAAGTCTTTGGCGCGGACCGGTTGAAATATCCAATGAAGCGTAAAGGTTGGGCTCCCGGTGGTGGGGATAAAAGCTTACGAGGACGAGACCAATGGGTGCGCATCAGTTGGGATGAAGCACTAGATATTGTGGCATCAGAATCGAAACGTATTAAAGAAAAATATGGTCATGAATCGATTTGGATCACCGGTGGTAACGGCGTTGAAATCCAAAGCGTTTATGCAAAGGCTGGTGGATTTGTTGGCGATTGGGGAACAACCTCATGGGGCGCATGGTTTGAAACGCCAGCTCATTTAGGATTACTTGAAGGGTTTTATACCTTTGGTACCAATGACCGTTTTGATATGCGTAACTCCCAGTTAATTGTGATGTGGGGAGCTAACCCTGCATGGAGTAGCCCAGGCAGCCCAACCTATAATTATTATCAGGCGAAAAAAGCGGGGGCACGCTTTATTAGTATTGACCCAAGTTATACGACTACAGCGGAATTAATGGATGCAGATTGGTACCCCATCAACCCAGGTACTGACCATGCTTTAGCTCTGGGTATTATGTCTGCGTTATTAGAAATGGACAGTCCTGACAACCCATTGATTGATTGGGATTTCCTGCGCCGTTGTACAGTTGGTTTTGATGAAAGTAATATGCCAGCAGGTGCAGATCCGAAAGGGAACTTCAAAGATTATCTATTAGGTACCCATACGGGAGAGCCAAAAACACCAGAGTGGGCCTCTAATATTTGCGGTTTGTCAGCTAGCGACATTCGTACATTAGCGCGTGAAATCGGGGGGACCAACCGAGTTGCATTACTTACAGGTTGGGCTCCTGCACGAATTCATAATGGTGAAGGATGGGTACAAGCATTCTCAACATTAGGCTTTATGACTGGCCATATGGGAAGGCCTGGCCGCATGACTGGCGTAAGCTGCCACTATGCTGCGGGGAATAATGGAACTCGTTTAGTCATGGCGGGGGCAAGTGGCTTGCCGTCAGTACCAAACCCAGTTAGCTTGAAAATTAACCACAATGAGCTTAACCGTGCATTACTAGAGAAAAAATTCCGCCAACGTGGTGTGGGGGATGTCGATACAAATATCCAAATGATCATTCATCCATTCAATGCCACGTTACAAACACGAGCCAATATTGCGCAGAGCGTTGAAGCTTATCGTAAAGATGTGGAACTGGTTGTGACTGCAGCTTATGTTCCACATACCTGTGCGAAATATTCGGATATCGTCTTACCCGTGACCACGGAGTGGGAACGTGAAGGAACCATATTAAATCCAAGTAATCGTGAAGTTATTATAGCTGCAGTGAATGTGACACCACCACTTTATGAAGCAAAAAGTGACCAGTGGATCGCCAAAGAGATAGGTAAACGCCTTGGTATTAATGTCGATGAAGTTTTTCCTATTTCTGAAAAGCAACAATTCTTCAATAAACTCAATGGTGCAACGATTATTGGTGAAGATGGTAAGACAACTGAGCCATTAATCACAGTAACTCAAGCGGATATTGATGAATGGCAAGTAACAGGTAAGCCACAACAAGGCCGAATTACCCTCAATGAATTTCTTACTGTTGGGAAATATCAAGTAAAACGCACTTCTGATGATAACTATAGTTATATTGCCTATGAAGATTTTATTCGCGATCCTCAAGCCAATCCACGACCAACACCGAGTGGCAAATTCGAAATTTATTGTGAAACATTAGTCGAAAAAGCCGATGAATGTGGCTGGACTAAATTACCGCCAATTCCTGAATATATCCCGTCTGCAAGCGGTTATGAAGCAAGTTTTAATGATTTCTCGAAGAAGGAAAAAGGGGATTATCCATTCCAAATCTATAATCCGCACTACCTACGCCGCTCTCACAGCACGCTTGATAATGTGCCTTGGTTACGTGAACAGTGGCCAAGCCCAATTTATATCAATGCGTCTGATGCGAAACGTTTAGGTATTAAACACGGTGAAACTGTATTGATAACAAGCCCTCAAGGGAAGATTGTACGTCCTGCGTTAGTGACACAAACGATGAAGCCTGGTGTTGTGGCGCTACCACACGGTAGTTGGACAAATGTTGATGAAAAAACAGGGATAGATATGGCGGGAGCCGACAATACGCTAACCATTCAAGTCCCTACAGGGCTTGGTACATCAGGGTGGAACACGATGCTATGTAATATCGAAAAATGGCATGGTGACCAGTTAGTTCCAGATGCTGCAATTCCACAGCGTATTATATTTTAG
- a CDS encoding DMSO/selenate family reductase complex B subunit: MDKQVGFYINVATCIGCKTCVVACKDKNDLEVGRNFRRVYDIEVGEYPRPRTWHLSIACNHCDDPQCVSHCPTTAMHKREEDGVVLVDHDKCVGCRYCTWACPYEAPQFDASIGMMTKCDTCLDLREKGGNPMCVDSCPMRAIEFGLISELRKKYGSNADIAGLPSSSITKPNLVVGTKG; this comes from the coding sequence ATGGATAAACAAGTCGGATTTTATATTAATGTTGCCACTTGCATTGGTTGTAAAACCTGTGTTGTTGCATGTAAAGACAAAAATGACCTTGAGGTCGGGCGCAACTTTCGCCGTGTATATGATATTGAGGTAGGAGAGTATCCACGTCCTCGGACTTGGCACTTGTCTATTGCCTGTAACCATTGTGATGATCCGCAATGTGTGAGCCATTGCCCTACCACCGCAATGCACAAACGAGAAGAAGATGGTGTTGTATTAGTTGACCATGATAAATGTGTTGGTTGCCGTTATTGCACATGGGCTTGTCCATACGAGGCACCTCAGTTCGATGCCAGTATTGGTATGATGACCAAGTGCGACACTTGCCTTGATCTCCGTGAAAAAGGGGGGAATCCAATGTGTGTTGATTCTTGCCCTATGCGTGCGATTGAATTTGGCCTAATTAGCGAATTACGTAAAAAATATGGCTCAAATGCAGATATCGCAGGGTTACCTAGTTCAAGTATTACCAAACCGAACCTTGTTGTCGGTACAAAAGGATAA
- a CDS encoding dimethyl sulfoxide reductase anchor subunit family protein, translated as MHEFPLVIFTLFMQASVGCLLVTLVCYFRVLEGGNNLQSVQFIKLPILASFVLGCVGLLGSLFHMGNPLHMFYTMLHVSTSWMSREVWATAIYMALLFFSVALLLLKQKANALLLLLSALAGIIYMYAMSALYANTLFNLWNGLFTYASFFGAVLLVGGVVAALLLVGSLRRDGKEEQLKRVVKITLGIGVIGILLMLLGALSLLGNMGEPIYMGMTPRELPDGLVNLSIVRVILVALGIVFVGRLLCSKKGHAVNATFVMSLATLCIFVGEGVGRVVFFSLGG; from the coding sequence ATGCATGAATTTCCGTTGGTGATTTTCACCTTATTTATGCAAGCTTCTGTGGGGTGCTTGCTCGTTACATTAGTATGCTATTTTCGTGTGCTTGAAGGCGGAAACAACCTACAAAGTGTCCAGTTTATCAAATTGCCTATTTTAGCCAGTTTTGTTCTGGGTTGTGTTGGGTTGTTGGGTTCATTATTTCACATGGGTAACCCGCTACACATGTTTTATACCATGCTGCATGTGTCTACTTCATGGATGAGCCGTGAAGTGTGGGCAACTGCAATTTATATGGCGCTATTATTTTTCAGTGTCGCGCTGCTATTGCTGAAACAAAAAGCGAATGCGCTGCTACTATTGCTTAGCGCGTTAGCCGGTATCATCTATATGTACGCAATGTCAGCCTTATACGCTAACACCTTGTTTAACCTATGGAATGGCTTATTTACCTACGCCAGTTTTTTTGGTGCGGTATTACTAGTTGGTGGTGTGGTAGCTGCATTACTACTGGTAGGTTCTTTGCGCCGCGATGGTAAAGAAGAGCAATTAAAACGAGTGGTTAAAATTACGCTAGGTATTGGTGTTATTGGGATCTTACTGATGCTGCTGGGCGCATTATCTCTTCTTGGAAACATGGGAGAGCCTATCTATATGGGAATGACACCGCGTGAACTCCCAGATGGTTTAGTGAATTTAAGCATTGTTAGGGTCATACTTGTTGCATTGGGTATCGTATTTGTGGGCCGTTTACTGTGCTCAAAAAAGGGGCACGCTGTGAATGCAACATTCGTCATGTCACTGGCAACACTCTGTATTTTTGTTGGTGAAGGCGTTGGCCGAGTGGTGTTTTTCTCTCTAGGTGGTTAA
- a CDS encoding TonB-dependent receptor family protein, whose amino-acid sequence MNLKTSKLLIPLAISAALAPYHVFAVDNSKNDQITVTGNWLENTEDGEVVFNHPGARTVKNQQQIKESGSETIADALKGIPGVQVRESNGTGGSDVSLNVGVRGLTSRLSPRSTILLDGMPLAAAPYGQPQLSMSPLSLGSIESIDVIRGGASVRYGPQNVGGVINFVTKPIPKDFSGGVSLQTQGAKTGGLKTLVDASVGGSKADDSAGAILLYSGLHGQGYRKSNDNTDIDDLILKTRYAITDNDELLANFHYYHAMSGMPGGLTQAQYNADPFQSTRPYDRFEGDRQDMSLKYKHEEDDKQFELMTWFSKSYRGSYIESDHKDKANERRLVSYPRHYTAYAIEPSYSQLFRFNDISHEVTVGYRYLNETADEKAYRSNWYQAGTQSSRPSTNDYYQHTSGGTEAHAIYLDDTIDVGNWTVIPGLRYENINIHLNDSFKNQNRSKRYSEPLPALAVIYHIDDEWKLFANASTSFGSLQYFQLNTKGVGNSPANGLSAEKAHNYEVGTKYDNTALSLEATLFYIDFDDQLLYVENTTGWTNLGATTHQGVELAARYNLSELSDKLDGVSVYSTYTYTKAVSKKGDFAHKDLPFYSRQVFTAGSRYETGNWVWNLNTYAQSTQESPGTSSHYVTKPSADGRYGTIPGYMVWDARGEYHFGKSLSDLTLSAGIKNLFDQTYFTRSTDNNYGIYVGQPRTYYVQASVKF is encoded by the coding sequence ATGAATTTAAAAACTAGCAAGCTACTCATTCCATTAGCAATTTCAGCGGCATTAGCGCCTTATCATGTATTTGCTGTTGATAATTCAAAAAATGATCAGATTACAGTTACAGGCAACTGGCTTGAAAATACTGAAGATGGTGAGGTGGTATTTAATCACCCAGGTGCGCGAACAGTAAAAAACCAACAACAAATCAAAGAATCAGGCAGTGAAACCATTGCGGATGCATTGAAAGGGATACCCGGTGTACAGGTACGAGAAAGTAACGGGACTGGTGGGAGTGATGTTTCCTTGAATGTTGGGGTTCGTGGGTTAACCTCACGCCTTTCACCTCGCTCAACGATTTTACTCGATGGTATGCCACTAGCGGCAGCGCCTTATGGCCAACCTCAGCTGTCGATGTCGCCATTATCACTAGGTAGTATTGAATCTATTGATGTTATCCGCGGAGGAGCTTCCGTACGTTATGGGCCACAAAATGTGGGGGGCGTAATTAACTTTGTGACAAAGCCTATCCCGAAAGACTTTTCTGGTGGTGTCTCGTTACAAACCCAAGGGGCTAAAACCGGAGGGCTAAAAACGCTAGTCGATGCGTCCGTGGGGGGCTCAAAAGCCGATGATTCAGCGGGAGCGATACTACTGTATTCAGGGTTACATGGGCAAGGCTACCGTAAAAGCAATGATAATACAGATATTGATGACCTGATTTTAAAAACACGTTATGCCATAACCGATAATGACGAGTTACTGGCGAATTTTCATTATTATCATGCAATGTCAGGTATGCCTGGGGGGCTAACTCAAGCGCAATATAATGCTGACCCATTCCAATCAACGCGGCCTTATGACCGTTTTGAAGGGGATCGCCAAGATATGTCATTGAAATATAAACATGAAGAAGATGATAAACAATTTGAGTTAATGACATGGTTTAGTAAAAGTTATCGGGGTAGTTACATAGAAAGTGACCATAAAGATAAAGCGAATGAAAGACGGCTAGTTTCTTACCCTCGTCACTATACCGCGTATGCAATTGAACCGAGTTATTCACAATTATTCCGTTTTAATGATATTTCGCATGAAGTAACAGTGGGATACCGCTATTTAAATGAAACCGCAGACGAAAAAGCTTACCGCTCAAATTGGTACCAAGCTGGCACTCAAAGTTCGCGGCCGAGTACTAATGATTATTACCAACACACATCGGGTGGAACAGAAGCCCATGCTATTTACCTTGATGACACCATTGATGTTGGTAACTGGACTGTGATCCCAGGGCTCCGCTATGAGAACATTAATATTCATTTAAATGACAGTTTTAAAAACCAAAACAGAAGTAAGCGATATAGCGAACCACTTCCTGCGCTGGCGGTGATCTACCATATTGATGATGAATGGAAACTATTTGCCAATGCCAGTACGTCATTTGGCAGTTTGCAGTATTTTCAGTTGAACACTAAAGGGGTAGGGAATTCACCCGCAAATGGGTTAAGTGCAGAAAAAGCACATAACTATGAAGTGGGGACTAAATACGATAATACTGCGCTATCTCTTGAAGCGACATTATTCTATATCGATTTCGATGACCAATTACTTTACGTTGAAAATACAACGGGTTGGACAAATTTGGGCGCCACAACTCATCAAGGAGTGGAATTGGCGGCAAGATATAACTTGTCTGAGCTGAGCGATAAATTGGATGGTGTTAGCGTGTACAGTACTTATACCTACACTAAAGCGGTAAGTAAAAAAGGTGATTTTGCTCATAAGGATTTACCGTTTTATTCACGGCAAGTCTTTACCGCAGGTAGCCGTTATGAAACGGGTAATTGGGTATGGAACTTGAATACTTATGCGCAATCTACCCAAGAATCGCCTGGAACATCAAGCCATTATGTAACAAAACCAAGTGCTGATGGCCGATACGGAACAATCCCCGGATATATGGTGTGGGACGCACGAGGCGAGTACCATTTTGGTAAAAGTTTGTCTGATTTAACGCTATCTGCTGGTATTAAAAATCTTTTTGATCAAACCTATTTTACACGTTCTACGGATAATAATTATGGTATCTATGTGGGGCAGCCAAGAACTTACTATGTTCAAGCATCTGTAAAATTTTAA
- a CDS encoding ABC transporter substrate-binding protein: MMRKLINTFVLILSAVSLLFSTNSLAASITVTDIAGRDVTVNAPVSRVMLADSRVLVALNILHPQDPLKGIIAWDDALIKKAPDLSVAYSKKFPQLSQIPVFPNPYTTDFSVEKALVAQPDLLIFDIGLKSKLAESGTLSLLEKSGLPVVFIDFRQYPLKNTMPSMTLLGQVFGEEQQAQAFNQFYQQKLDLIRSRVAKLSKEQRPSVFIERAAGIQGEDYCCKTFGNGNFGEFVETAGGNNLGSQWFSIGMGGEISEEQLIHSNPDYYLMTAADWDSTRKGSASVPLGYTGDKQKSLARLNKLMERPKFRSLSAYKNKQVLALYQQYYDTPFNIIAVEAIAKFIHPELFADLDPQADSDYLHQTFTALEGDGVFWVQAE, encoded by the coding sequence ATGATGAGAAAACTTATCAATACATTTGTACTGATTCTTAGTGCTGTTAGCCTACTATTTTCAACTAATAGCCTAGCGGCATCTATTACTGTGACGGATATTGCGGGTAGGGATGTGACGGTTAATGCCCCTGTATCTCGAGTGATGCTGGCGGACAGCCGAGTTTTAGTTGCGTTGAATATATTACATCCGCAAGACCCATTAAAAGGGATTATTGCTTGGGATGATGCGTTAATTAAAAAAGCGCCTGATTTGAGTGTTGCGTACAGCAAAAAATTTCCACAACTCAGTCAAATACCTGTTTTTCCCAACCCTTATACGACAGATTTTAGTGTTGAAAAAGCCTTAGTTGCCCAGCCTGATTTGTTAATTTTTGATATTGGTTTAAAAAGTAAGCTTGCTGAAAGTGGCACCTTATCGTTATTGGAAAAAAGTGGTTTACCCGTTGTTTTTATCGACTTTAGGCAATACCCATTGAAAAATACTATGCCGAGTATGACATTACTTGGCCAAGTATTTGGTGAGGAACAACAAGCACAAGCATTTAATCAGTTTTATCAACAAAAGTTAGACTTAATCCGTTCAAGAGTGGCTAAACTTAGCAAAGAGCAGCGCCCAAGCGTATTTATTGAACGAGCAGCTGGTATCCAAGGGGAAGATTATTGCTGCAAAACGTTCGGCAATGGTAATTTTGGCGAATTTGTTGAAACTGCAGGCGGAAATAACCTTGGTTCCCAATGGTTCAGTATTGGAATGGGTGGGGAAATCAGTGAAGAACAATTGATTCACAGCAACCCTGATTATTACTTGATGACTGCAGCTGATTGGGATAGTACCCGTAAAGGTAGTGCTTCTGTGCCGTTAGGTTATACAGGGGATAAACAAAAGTCCTTGGCCCGATTGAATAAGCTAATGGAACGCCCTAAATTTCGTTCATTATCTGCTTATAAAAATAAGCAGGTATTGGCGTTATACCAGCAATATTATGATACGCCATTTAACATTATTGCGGTGGAAGCGATTGCAAAATTTATCCACCCAGAGTTGTTTGCAGACCTTGACCCACAGGCTGATAGCGATTATTTACACCAGACTTTTACTGCCCTAGAGGGGGATGGTGTATTTTGGGTTCAAGCGGAATAA
- a CDS encoding CocE/NonD family hydrolase: protein MDMKNYRIEMRDGIMLSTDVYFPLTQSTASFPVIIERTPYDKTAPSRSEKMVSGQQITRQEMAKYFSKHGFIVVYQDCRGRYGSEGKFTKYINEAEDGFDTLQWIMEQPWCNGKIGSMGLSYAAHTQLAMACLNPPGLQTMVLDSGGFANAYQCGIRQGGAFELKQATWAFKQAKLSPLAQQSPDILAALEQENIHEWFTTMPWYQGQTLLKHVPEYESYLFEQWEEECFSDYWKKIGIYAEGYYDQIPDIPVLFMSSWYDAYVSSTLDNYYAFVTKKQSPQKLIMGPWLHGDRNITHSGDAEFGDIAAFDHNVSESWLSCRLNWFETHLKGENAKKHHEEVTIFMMGGGSGKRNQQGRIEHGGEWLSHHQWPLPNTEKTMYYLWPNNKLHHQPYAKTATISYCYDPRHPVPTIGGALTSGQPIFWGGAFNQCELPNFFGSKQNNLPLSARSDVLVFETEELQADVCLAGEIEVSLWISSDALDTDFTAKLIDVYPPSADYPQGYAMNITDGIIRCRFRHGYEQKELLTPNEIVEVKIKPFACANRFAKGHRIRLDISSSNFPKYDFNTNTGKTIAGDRTWKIACNSLHISSEYPSKIILPVLNET, encoded by the coding sequence ATGGATATGAAGAATTACCGAATAGAAATGCGTGATGGAATAATGCTATCAACAGATGTTTACTTTCCACTAACTCAATCAACTGCATCTTTTCCCGTGATTATAGAGCGAACACCCTATGATAAAACCGCACCTTCTCGTTCGGAAAAAATGGTATCTGGCCAGCAAATAACACGCCAAGAAATGGCAAAATACTTCAGTAAACATGGTTTTATTGTTGTGTATCAGGATTGCCGCGGGCGCTATGGGTCCGAAGGAAAGTTCACAAAATATATTAATGAAGCTGAAGATGGTTTTGATACATTACAATGGATTATGGAACAACCCTGGTGTAATGGCAAAATAGGCTCAATGGGTCTCTCTTATGCCGCTCATACACAATTAGCAATGGCGTGTTTAAATCCACCAGGTTTACAGACGATGGTGCTGGATTCTGGCGGTTTTGCCAACGCCTACCAATGTGGGATACGTCAAGGGGGTGCTTTTGAACTTAAACAAGCCACTTGGGCATTTAAACAAGCTAAACTAAGCCCGCTAGCTCAGCAGTCTCCCGACATTTTAGCCGCACTCGAACAAGAAAATATCCATGAATGGTTTACGACAATGCCATGGTATCAAGGGCAAACATTGCTCAAACATGTTCCTGAATATGAATCATATTTATTTGAACAATGGGAAGAAGAGTGTTTTTCCGATTATTGGAAAAAAATAGGTATTTATGCCGAAGGCTATTATGACCAAATACCTGATATCCCAGTGTTATTTATGTCTAGCTGGTACGATGCCTATGTCAGTTCAACATTAGATAACTACTATGCATTTGTTACCAAAAAACAATCACCGCAAAAGTTAATTATGGGGCCTTGGCTACATGGCGACCGTAATATCACGCACAGTGGTGACGCAGAGTTCGGAGATATCGCAGCATTTGATCACAATGTTAGTGAAAGTTGGTTATCTTGCCGTTTAAACTGGTTTGAAACTCACTTAAAAGGTGAAAATGCAAAAAAACATCATGAAGAAGTAACAATATTCATGATGGGTGGTGGAAGTGGTAAACGCAACCAACAAGGGCGTATAGAACATGGGGGAGAATGGCTTAGCCACCATCAATGGCCTTTGCCAAATACTGAAAAAACCATGTATTATCTGTGGCCAAATAACAAATTACATCATCAGCCCTATGCTAAAACAGCCACAATATCCTATTGTTATGACCCTAGGCACCCAGTGCCTACCATTGGTGGTGCTTTAACTTCAGGTCAACCTATATTTTGGGGTGGGGCTTTTAATCAATGTGAATTACCAAATTTTTTTGGTAGTAAGCAAAATAACCTACCCCTTTCTGCCCGCAGTGATGTATTAGTATTCGAAACCGAAGAATTACAAGCAGATGTCTGTTTAGCAGGTGAAATTGAAGTGTCGCTTTGGATAAGCAGTGATGCATTAGATACAGATTTCACCGCAAAACTTATTGATGTTTACCCTCCCAGTGCCGATTACCCTCAAGGCTATGCCATGAATATTACTGATGGCATCATTCGTTGTCGTTTTCGGCATGGTTATGAACAGAAGGAATTATTAACCCCAAATGAAATTGTCGAAGTAAAAATTAAGCCCTTTGCCTGTGCAAACCGTTTCGCAAAAGGACATCGTATCCGATTAGATATTTCTAGTAGCAATTTCCCTAAATATGACTTCAATACAAATACAGGTAAAACTATCGCGGGTGATAGAACGTGGAAAATAGCTTGTAATAGCCTACATATTTCTAGCGAATACCCGTCAAAAATCATTTTGCCTGTGCTCAACGAAACCTAA